The following are encoded together in the Lactuca sativa cultivar Salinas chromosome 1, Lsat_Salinas_v11, whole genome shotgun sequence genome:
- the LOC128127124 gene encoding serine/threonine-protein kinase AtPK2/AtPK19-like: MVSSQLTALIENKPFKSSKNYFQFPKNPPNETSDTLELDFSDTFGPLPLPAGNSEIPSDDPVVIYSRSHSLVGPTPCVSHLLNLRKLTICETDESLEDFSDVIDKEIEEEDSENGCKVKTIGLEDFEVMKVVGQGAFGKVYQVRKRDSLEIYAMKVVRKDKIVEKNHAEYMKAERDILTKIDHPFIVRFVTLSREDLARIYAVEIVSAVSHLHANGIMHRDLKPENILLDVDGHALFTDFGLAKEFDENARSNSLCGTVEYMSPEIILGKGHDKAADWWSVGILLF, encoded by the exons ATGGTTTCTTCTCAATTAACTGctttaattgaaaacaagccaTTCAAATCCTCCAAGAACTATTTCCAATTCCCAAAAAACCCTCCCAATGAAACATCAGATACTCTTGAATTGGACTTTTCTGATACATTTGGTCCTCTCCCACTGCCAGCTGGCAATTCTGAAATTCCAAGCGATGACCCTGTGGTCATTTACAGCCGTTCACATTCTTTAGTGGGTCCCACGCCATGTGTAAGCCACTTGCTGAATCTAAGGAAGTTAACCATATGTGAAACGGATGAATCATTGGAGGATTTCAGTGATGTGATAGATAAAGAGATTGAAGAAGAAGATTCTGAAAATGGTTGTAAGGTGAAAACCATAGGGCTTGAAGATTTTGAAGTCATGAAAGTTGTGGGGCAAGGGGCTTTTGGTAAAGTGTATCAAGTGAGAAAGAGAGATAGTTTGGAAATATATGCAATGAAAGTTGTGAGAAAAGATAAGATTGTGGAGAAAAATCATGCTGAGTATATGAAAGCAGAGAGAGATATCTTGACAAAGATTGATCATCCCTTTATTGTCCGCTTCGTTACTCTTTCCAG AGAGGATTTGGCACGTATTTATGCTGTAGAGATTGTTTCAGCTGTTTCTCACCTTCATGCAAATGGGATAATGCATAGGGATCTTAAGCCTGAAAATATACTACTTGATGTGGATGGACAt GCATTGTTTACGGATTTTGGGCTAGCAAAAGAGTTTGATGAAAATGCAAGATCAAATTCTTTATGTGGAACAGTAGAATACATGTCACCTGAAATTATTCTTGGTAAAGGCCATGACAAAGCTGCTGATTGGTGGAGTGTTGGAATCTTATTGTTTTGA